In Daucus carota subsp. sativus chromosome 4, DH1 v3.0, whole genome shotgun sequence, one DNA window encodes the following:
- the LOC135152230 gene encoding uncharacterized protein LOC135152230 → MDTHDGSTEKEKIAVFLESGRVYRISEADLLLKSLRKLEHFHYMLKIKNEATQRWSDLMRKTIQEKRRFYGIKSDEEYTTKIAQDDGSEIDMQKNRSVMETIAGTRLLGYNNDADRPRVIQLGDAMARSKLNALRAAIYQTGEDNEELKNVKAQMIQTLKLKEENLINQEHFDNEHLDENDENLTENTNSDTDSSNSDNSTSENHENTSSGGASQTQNAHEDSMNHGGEASENQNDTGNSMDYGGGSNSRIKDKGKSLAEETEKLDNEESSESSKGKGKEVADSGEESDGIDEHLAFLSRRFSKLKFKKNFNPAKSFKGNSKPDRSMVDRSKFKCFNCGNAGHFANECRKPKAEKRSNEHVDYKKKYYELLKQKERAFITKDDWAAGNDSDEEEEFVNLALMANSTDQEENTGSSSQILTANLVELTKDECNATINEMSTELYHLHVSLKSLTKENSRIKEANTFLSDRNSALETQFIEFEKLKIECQTTKDDLLAVLKREEIIRKQLDKEQEIIAKWKSGRDVYTNIINMQGRETFVENEWKRNKKALEISEDSSSDENTDDDHQLKTKTSTDESHQLNKDSSVDKKVLKKLNKKYGPVKRNFVKGEESPSKTSESVNNIPNCSNKTKKKLDASETKSEETKKKKGN, encoded by the exons ATGGATACACATGATGGTTCAACAGAAAAAGAGAAGATTGCTGTGTttctggaatctggcagagtttatagaatctcagaagctgaccttttgctgaaatctctgaggaAGCTTGAACACTTTCACTACATGCTGAAAattaagaatgaagctactcagagatggtctgatctgatgagGAAGACTAtccaagagaaaagaagattctatgggatAAAGTCTGACGAAGAATACACTACAaagatagctcaagatgatggttctgagatTGATATGCAGAAGAATAGATCTGTCATGGAGACTATAGCTGGAACCAGACTTTTGGGTTACaacaatgatgcagacagaccTAGGGTCATTCAGCTGGGAGATGCTATGGCCAGAAGCAAGTTAAATGCtttgagagcagctatctatcagactggggaAGATAATGAAGAACTCAAGAAtgttaaagcccagatgatacagaccttgaagctgaaagaagaaaatctgataaacca gGAGCACTTTGACAATGAACATCTGGACGAAAATGATGAGAACTtaacagaaaacacaaactctgataccgattcatcaaactctgataattctacatcagaaaatcatgagaatacatcttcagggggagcatcacaaactcagaatgctcatgaagaCAGCATGAATCACGGGGgagaagcatcagagaatcagaatgacactggaaatagcatggattatgggggaggatcaaattccagaa tcaaggacaagggaaaatctctagctgaagaaactgagaagttggacAATGAAGAGAGCTCAGaatcaagcaaaggaaaaggaaaagaagtGGCTGATTCTGGAGAAGAAAGTGATGGGATTGATGAGCACTTGGCCTTCTtatcaagaagattctccaaactaaaattcaagaagaacttcaatcctgcaaaatcttttaaaggcaattcCAAGCCTGACAGAAGCATGGTGGATAGAtccaaattcaagtgcttcaattgtggaaaTGCAGGccactttgcaaatgaatgcagaaagccaAAAGCTGAGAAGAGGTCCAATGAACATGTagattacaaaaagaaatattatgaacttctcaagcaaaaagaaagggcattcattacaaaggatgattgggcagctgggaatgattctgatgaagaagaagagtttgtcaatcttgctctCATGGCCAACTCCACCGATCAGGaggaaaacactggaagcagtagtcagatATTAACTGCAAACTTAgtagagttaactaaagatgaatgtaATGCTACCAtcaatgaaatgtctactgaattatatcatttgcatgtctctttaaagtctcttactaaggaaaatagtagaattaaggaagctaacacctttctcagtgatagaaacagtgctctAGAAACTCAATTCattgaatttgagaagctgaagattGAATGTCAAACAACCAAAGATGACCTTTTGGCTGTCTTAaagagagaagagatcataagaaaacagctggataaggaacaagaaatcattgccaaatggaaatctgggagaGATGTTTACActaatatcattaacatgcaaggaagagaaacctttgttgagaatgaatggaaaaggaaCAAGAAAGCTCTTGAGATCTCTGAGGATAgctcaagtgatgagaatactgatgatgatcatcagttgaaaaccaaaacttcaactgatgaaagtcatcagttgaacaaagactcatcagttgacaaaaAGGTCCTCAAGAAACTTaataagaaatatggtcctgttaagaggaactttgttaaaggtgaggaGAGTCCTTCTAAGACTAGTGAGAGTGTGAATAACATTCCCAATTGTAGTAACAAGACCAAGAAGAAATTGGATGCTAGTGAGActaaatcagaagagactaaaaagaaaaaagggaaTTGA
- the LOC135152231 gene encoding signal peptide peptidase-like 2 — protein MAASDVASAILLLSLCCSLAIASSSSVCRSTPQEVIIRMWVNGTEGKNIEGLGALFGGTLPIHEKEGIRLPATISQPVDCCSNLTSKLSGSITICQRGSCDFSRKAEVAQSGGASGLLVINTEEGGLPVIDCSNTKTLNINIPFVVITKSDGELLSKALAGGSNDGER, from the exons ATGGCGGCATCCGACGTGGCATCCGCCATTCTGTTATTATCACTATGTTGCTCTCTCGCCATCGcctcttcttcttctgtttGCCGCTCCACTCCTCAAGAG GTAATTATTAGGATGTGGGTTAATGGAACTGAAGGTAAGAACATTGAAGGCTTGGGTGCATTATTCGGTGGTACATTACCTATACATGAGAAAGAAGGGATTCGACTACCGGCTACTATTTCACAACCTGTTGACTGCTGTTCCAACCTAACATCAAAG TTATCTGGATCTATTACAATATGTCAACGTGGGAGCTGTGATTTTTCAAGGAAGGCTGAAGTGGCACAATCAGGAGGTGCATCTGGATTGTTGGTGATAAATACTGAAGAAG GTGGGCTACCTGTGATAGATTGTTCAAACACTAAAACCCTTAATATTAATATTCCGTTTGTGGTTATCACAAAGTCGGATGGAGAACTTCTAAGCAAGGCTTTGGCAGGTGGAAGCAATGATGGTGAGCGTTGA